The genomic segment ATGGGGCTATTCAGCTCACGCTGAAGGTGTTCTGCAATGAGGGACTCAACATCGCCCAAACGCTAGCTGTTGAGTCAGCAGAAGGGGCTGATGCTTTAGTGGATTATCAATTAAAACGATAAGTAATAAGATAGATGAGTTGTTATTTAATAAAGGTGGAGAATGGGCACAAGGTTGCCCGCTCCATCACTTCGGAAGAGGAGTATAAGCAGTTGCGTGGAAGCAATGAGCAGAAGGCGAATCTTCGCCTGGCTCGTGCCGGAAACGATGCTGCGAAACGGAGACTGGTGCAGTTTAATTACTCCGGCCATTATCCGCAAGGCGTGGTGAAGGGAATGAAACTGCCAAGCGGTGCTTTCGGATTTGATATGGATGAGCCGGAGGCTTTTGCCAAGGCTGCCAAGCTGCTGCTGAAGGAACCGGACAAGTACGGACTGCTGATGCTGGAACGCAGTGCAAGACAGGGTGGACATGCGGTGTTTGAACGTGAAAAGGGCAAGACGGTTCTGGAGAATCAGGTGAGGATTGCTACGATGCTCAAGTGCGAAATGGATACTTCGGCTCACGACATCAATCGTGTTTACTTCACTACCACATCGGATGACGAAGATTTGCTATTCCTTTCGCCACGGCTCTTCAAGGATACTTACGATGAGGCTGCTGTGGCTGCTGAAGGGAAGGTTCTAGAAGAGCGTGAAAGATACGGACAGGAGAAACTGCCGGAAGGAGCGCACAAGGCAAACAAGCATTATGAGCCTTGGAAGGAAGAATTCAAGAAGGATTCTCAGGGGGCTTTAAAGAGTCAGGAATTTAAGAATTCGAGAATTTCTTCTTCTGCTGCGTCATCTTCTGCTCCTTCATCTTCTTCTGCGTCCTCCTCTGCTGCTTCATCAGCTTCGACTCCCTCTGTCTCTCAGGACAATTACCTCGGGATTCCTTATGGCGAAATCATTAAGAAGTGGTGGCAGATGTATAATGACGGGCAGGAGCCGATGCGCTCCAACCGCAATACGCTGACCTTTGAGCTGGCAGTGAACCTGCGCCACATCTGCGGCTTCGATGGCAATCTGATGGCTCAGATTATTCCCTGCTATGATGGTTTTTCTGAGCAGGAGAAGATGGCTTGCATCAAGTCGGCACTCGGAGAAAAACTTACGCAAATGCCTAAGCGACTGAAAGATGTACTGGCTGCGCTGAGACAGGAAAAGTTGAAGCAAGCTACTCTGAAAGGCGTAACGCTTAAGGAGAACGAGGAACTGATCAATGCACTGGACGAGGCAAATGCCCAGGACGAACTGTTCTATTTCAAAGCCTTGCCCAAATTGCCGCAGGGAGTACGCGACTCGGTTAATGCTGTAGGGCCGACACTTGCTTTACCCGTGATTACCGCTATCTGTCCTGTCATCGGAATGCTGGCTACTGGCGTGAAAATCTCCATTCACGGCAAGATGAATTCGCTCAACCTCATCTCTTACATTGCCGGTGATTTTGCATCAGGCAAGGGAAGCATTGACCCGGTAATTAATGTCTGGACTTCGGAAGTAAAAGCAATGGACAAAATGTACCAGCAGAAGGAGGATGAATGGAGAGCCAAGAAGCGTGCGGCTAAGAACAAGAAGGAGCAGCCGGAAGAGCCGAAACTGCCGGTAAGATGCTTGACACTGAACAATACGGTGGCGAATCTTGCTGAAAGACTGGCGAATACTGAAGGCAAACACGCCTTCTCATTTACACCAGAAGCTGACACCGTAGCGCAGAAGTGGAAATCAGCGATGAGCGACTTTTCCGTCATGTTAAGACAGGCTTACGACGGAACAAGCTATGAGCGTGAGGCAAGAAGTGCAGATGCGGTGAATGTCCATATAGACAGACTGTTATGGAACGTAGTGATGTGCGGCACTCCCGATGCACTTTATCGAGTAGTGAACAATTATACGGATGGTTTCCAGAGCCGTATTGTCGTAGCGCGAACGCCGGACAACACGTTCACCCCGCTCACAGATAACCTCTTCGTGCTTACACCTCGCC from the Segatella copri genome contains:
- a CDS encoding DUF3987 domain-containing protein, which gives rise to MSCYLIKVENGHKVARSITSEEEYKQLRGSNEQKANLRLARAGNDAAKRRLVQFNYSGHYPQGVVKGMKLPSGAFGFDMDEPEAFAKAAKLLLKEPDKYGLLMLERSARQGGHAVFEREKGKTVLENQVRIATMLKCEMDTSAHDINRVYFTTTSDDEDLLFLSPRLFKDTYDEAAVAAEGKVLEERERYGQEKLPEGAHKANKHYEPWKEEFKKDSQGALKSQEFKNSRISSSAASSSAPSSSSASSSAASSASTPSVSQDNYLGIPYGEIIKKWWQMYNDGQEPMRSNRNTLTFELAVNLRHICGFDGNLMAQIIPCYDGFSEQEKMACIKSALGEKLTQMPKRLKDVLAALRQEKLKQATLKGVTLKENEELINALDEANAQDELFYFKALPKLPQGVRDSVNAVGPTLALPVITAICPVIGMLATGVKISIHGKMNSLNLISYIAGDFASGKGSIDPVINVWTSEVKAMDKMYQQKEDEWRAKKRAAKNKKEQPEEPKLPVRCLTLNNTVANLAERLANTEGKHAFSFTPEADTVAQKWKSAMSDFSVMLRQAYDGTSYEREARSADAVNVHIDRLLWNVVMCGTPDALYRVVNNYTDGFQSRIVVARTPDNTFTPLTDNLFVLTPRQQSNILQIAHLLPMMAGEVELPKLEAKGREWLEQIRLETMKDDDKVKARQRFRICPTTMRMMACIMLCKVAESLIQKLGAEEAETRLKENPLLWKEMIVKMQTPSMLSAFDVLANYQLENALYFFRSRIEAAFSSKDYCGQAPADRIRRGRNDTIFERLDVTFTFEQAQQQSVAIKGANVTHEAVRQMLKNWKRQGLINILPDSRYQKVASTV